Within the Solwaraspora sp. WMMA2056 genome, the region GTCGAACCCGGTGCCGAGCAACTTCAGTCTGAACGGGGTGGCCTGCAACGGTGGCACCAGTCCGACCACCCCACCGCCCAACCCGACCACCCCACCGCCCAACCCGACCACCCCACCACCCGGACAGACGCCGACCGGCCTGGTTGGCTGGGCCACTCAGAACGGTGGCACCACTGGCGGCGGCAACGCCTCCCCGACCACCGTCACCAGCTCGTCGGCGTTGTCCTCGGCGATCAGCGGATCCGGCTCCGCCGTCATCCGCGTCTCCGGCACGATCTCCTGCTCCGGCATGCTGAACGTCGGTAGCAACAAGACGATCGTCGGCATCGGCTCCTCGGCCACGATCTCCGGCTGCGGATTCAACATCAGCAACCAACGGAACGTGATCATCCGCAACATCAACTTCCGCAACTGGAACGACGACGCCATCAACGTCCAGACCGAATCCACCAACGTCTGGGTCGACCACAACAGCTTCACCAACGGGTACGACGGAGCCGTGGACATCAAGCGCGGTTCCGACTACATCACGGTGTCGTGGAACCGCGTCTTCAACCACGGCAAGTCGATGCTGCTCGGCCACTCGGACAACAACGCCAGCCAGGACCGCGGTCATTTGCGGGTGACCTACCACCACAACTGGTTCGACGGCTCCGGTTCCCGGCACCCGCGGGTCCGCTTCGGCAACCCGGTGCACGTGTTCAACAACTACTACTACGACAACGACTACGGCGTCGCCTCCACCATGGGTGCCGGCGTGCTCGTCGAGGGCAACTACTTCGAGAACGTCGACGACCCGACCCACGTGGGCTACGCCAGCTCGGGCCCGGGCACGCTCGTCGCCCGCAACAACCACTTTGTCAACTCCGGCACCCCGGAAACCTCCGGGAGCGTGGCGAGCATCCCGTACTCGTACTCGCTGACCAGCGCCAGCCAGGTCAAGTCCGTCGTCACGAACGGCGCCGGCACCGGAAAGATCGGTCTCTGACCCGATGACGTCCGCCTCCCGGCCGCATCGTGCGGCCGGGAGGCGGCGCGTCCGCCGTCGGACATCAGGCGGAGGCTTTCAGGCGACGGGCTCAGCGGTCGCAGGCCGAGGCGGTGACCGGGGCCGGCGGCGGTGCACCGATCGTCGGCAGACCCAGCAGCACGCCACCGGCGGTACGCGGCGCACGGCCCGCTTCGTACGCGTCACCGGCCCGGGTCCGGCGGTGCGCGACCGGCTCGCCGTCGGCGTTGAGGTGATGCGGCGCGGCGTAGCTGACCACGGTCTCGACGATGTCGCCGGGACGGATCAGGCCGGCGAGTGAACCGGCGTCGAAGTGCACCAGTCGACCGTCCCGGGCCCGCCCGGAGTGCCGGCCGGTGCGCTCGTCCTTGCGTCCCTCGCCGACCGCGACGAGGACCTCCACGCGTTGGCCGACCAGCCGGCGGTTCTCCGCCCAGGTGATCTCCTCCAGGCAGGCGATCAGTCGCTCGTACCGCTGCTGCACCACTGCCTTCGGCAACTGGTCGGGCAGCGCCGCCGCCGGCGTACCGGGGCGTTTCGAGTACTGGAAGGTGAACGCCGAGGCGAACCGGGCGGCCCGGACCACCTCGAGGGTTCGCTCGAAGTCCTCCTCGGTCTCCCCGGGGAACCCGACGATGATGTCCGTGGTGATCGCCGCGTCCGGCATCGCGGCGCGGACCTTGTCGATGATGCCGAGGTAGCGGTCGGCGCGGTACGACCGGCGCATCGCCCGCAGCACCGCGTCGGATCCGGACTGCAGCGGCATGTGCAGCGAATGGCAGACGTTGGCGGTCTCGGCCATCGCGGCGATCACGTCGTCGGTGAAGTCCTTCGGGTGCGGGCTGGTGAACCGGACCCGTTCCAGCCCGTCGACCTCGCCGCAGGCGCGCAGCAGTTTGCCGAACGCGAACCGGTCGCCGAACTCCACACCGTAGGAGTTGACGTTCTGCCCGAGCAGCGTCACCTCCAGCACGCCCTCGGCGACCAGCGCCCGCACCTCGGCGAGAACGTCGCCGGGGCGGCGGTCCTTCTCCCGGCCACGCAGCGACGGCACGATGCAGAAGGTGCAGGTGTTGTTGCAGCCGACCGAGATGGACACCCAGCCGGCGTAGGTCGACTCCCGACGCGCCGGCAGGGTGGAGGGGAAGACCTCCAGGGATTCGAGGATCTCCACCTCGGCGGTGGCGTTGTGCCGGGCCCGGTCGAGCAGCGCCGGCAGGGCGCCGATGTTGTGCGTACCGAAGACGACGTCGACCCAGGGGGCGCGGCGGACGATCTCGCTGCGGTCCTTCTGCGCCAGGCAGCCGCCGACGGCGATCTGCATCTGCGGGTGCGCGTCCTTGACCGGCCGCAGATGGCCGAGGTTTCCGTACAGCCGGTTGTCGGCGTTCTCCCGCACCGCGCAGGTGTTGAAGACGACGACGTCTGGGTCGTCGGACTCCCCCGCCCGGACGTAGCCGGCCGATTCCAGCAGGCCGGAGATCCGTTCGGAGTCGTGCACGTTCATCTGGCAACCGTAGGTGCGCACCTGGTAGGTACGCGGGTGGCGGGCGTGTGCTGCGCTGGTAGTCATGACAGGGGACAGCGTAGCCGCCGCCGCGGCACCGGTGTCACGCTCAGGCGGCCGCCCGGGCCGGCACCACCGAGTCCGGTCCCCAGCGGGACGCGCCGCAGGACACGCCGTTGTGACAGCCGGGGTCGACGAGGCTGCACGGGCGCAGGTTGCTGCGCTGGTCGCCGTAGCTGGTCGGCTCGATGTCCAGGTGCACCGGGCGCATCGTGCCGTCCGGCGAGATCAGCAGGTGCCGGCTGGGGTCGAGGGTGTCGTCGGGCAGCACACAGCGCCGGCGTACCCGGCGGGCGAACGCGGCGAGCACCCGGGTTTCGGACAGTTCCGCCGGGGCGGCGTAGCAGTCGACCGTCACCGGGAACTCCCCGGCGCCCTGCCAGACGTCGCAGAGCACCGCGTCGTCGGGGAACTGGTCCGCGACGGCGTCACTGAGCGCGACCACCGGCCGGCCCAGTACGGCCGTGAGGCCGGCTCGAATCTGACCGGGGGTGAGCGGCCCGTCAACGGACCAGTTCCACAGCGCGGCGCGAAACGGTGCAATCGCCATACGATCATGTTGCCGGGGCGGCCGCGACTACGCGGCGTGTGTTATCGCTCCGTGACCATTCGAGTTGCCTTCCGACACACAGCCCCGCCTAAAGTGGCGGGACGGTCGTGAGGTGGCCTCGCCGATCGCCGGCACAGGGGACGGTGCATGACAGGACGGAGCTCGACGGTGACGACCAGTGAACCTCTCATCGTGCTCAGTGGGGTCAACAAGTGGTTCGGCCCGCTGCACGTCCTCGACGATGTCGACCTGTCGGTCCACCGGGGCGAGGTCGTGGTGGTGATCGGCCCGTCGGGTTCCGGCAAGTCCACGCTGTGCCGGGCGATCAACCGGCTGGAGCCGATCAACTCCGGCACGATCCTGTTCGACGGTCGACCGCTGCCGGCCGAGGGCCGCGCGTTGGCCCGGCTGCGCAGCGAGGTCGGCATGGTGTTCCAGTCGTTCAACCTCTTCGCGCACAAGACGATCCTGGAGAACGTCACGCTCGGTCCGGTCAAGGTGCGCCGGGAGAAGCCGGCGGCGGTCCGGGAACGTGCCCTGCAGTTGCTCGACCGGGTCGGCATCGCCAACCAGGCCGACAAGTACCCGGCGCAGCTCTCCGGCGGCCAGCAGCAGCGGGCGGCGATCGCCCGGGCGTTGGCGATGCAGCCGAAGGCGATGCTGTTCGACGAGCCGACCAGTGCCCTCGACCCGGAGATGGTCGGCGAGGTGCTGGACGTGATGACCTCACTCGCGGCGGAGGGGATGACGATGGTCGTCGTCACCCACGAGATGGGCTTCGCCCGGCACGCCGCGAACCGGGTGATCTTCATGGCCGACGGCCAACTGGTCGAGGACGCCCCGCCGACGGAGTTCTTCGCCAACCCGCGTAGTGACCGCGCCAAGGACTTCCTGTCGAAGATCCTCACGCACTGACACCGCTTCCGGACATGTTTCATCCATCGTGGAGTCGGCCGCGATCCGGCGGGCTTCCCATCGAAAAGGAGATCACCGAGCAATGCGTATGTCACGTGTAGCGGCGGTAGCCGCCGCAGCCGCCCTGGCGCTGTCCGTGGCCGCCTGCGGCGACAACAGCGACGGTACGGGCAGTGAGAACCCTGATGTGGCGACGCCGACGTTCGAGGCCGGCACCACCATGGCCCGGCTCAGCGAAGCCGGAAAGATCACCGTCGGCACCAAGTTCGACCAGCCCGGCTTCGGCCTGCTCGGCCTCGACGGCAAGCCGGCCGGTTTCGACGTCGAGATCGCCAAGCTGATCGCGGCCGAGCTGGGCATCGAGGCCGACGACATCGAGTACGTGGAGGCTCCGTCGGCCGTCCGCGAGGAGGTCATCGAGCAGGGCCGAGTCGACATCGTGGTCGCCACCTACACGATCAACGACGCCCGCAAGGAGCGGATCGACTTCGCCGGCCCGTACTACGTCGCCGGCCAGCACATCATGGTCGGCGCCGACGACGACTCGATCACCGGACCGGAGTCGTTCGAGGCCGGCGACAAGAAGGTCTGCTCGGTGCAGGGCTCCACCCCGGCGGAGAACATTCAGGAGTACCTGGCCAACGCCGGGGAGCAGCTGGTGCTCTTCGACGTCTACGACAAGTGCGTCGAGGCGCTGCGTGGCGGTCAGGTCGACGCGGTCACCACGGACAACGTGATCCTGCTCGGCTTCATCGCCGAGAACGAGGGCGAGTTCAAGCTGGCCGGTGAGCAGTTCACCGAGGAGCCGTACGGCATCGGGGTCGCCAAGGGTGACGACGCGTTCCGCGACTTCATCAACGACACCCTGGAGAAGATCTACGAGGACGGTTCATACGCGCAGGCGTGGGAGTCCACCGCGGGCGCGTTCGACGACAACACCCCGACCGGCCCGGCCGTCGACCGCTACTGACGACCGACCCGGTCACACCTGACCGATCGCGGCCGGCCCGGGGGCCATCTCGGCCCGGGTCGGCCGCCCGGCACCGGCCGGCCCGGGCCTCCTTGGTCCCCGGGTCGGCCGCCAGGCACCGGCCGGCAACCCCGGCGCACGCTTCGCAGGAAGGGTCCACCGCGTGAGAGTGCTCGTCGACCACTTCGACGTGTTCGTCGGAGGTTTCTGGCTCACCCTTCAGCTGTGCGTGCTCTCCGCGACCGGCGCGCTGCTGATCGGTACGTTCATCGCGATCCTGCGGATCTCCCCGGTGCCACCGCTGCGCTGGCTCGGCGGGGCGTACGTCACCGTCTTCCGCAACGTGCCGCTGACCATCGTGATGTTCTTCTCCGCCTTCGGCCTGCCTGCGCTCGGCTCCAACGCCGACTTTCTGCGGATTCCGGGGCTGAGCACGATCTTCAGCCGGCTCGGCATCGACCTGCCGTACTTCCGGTTCGCGGTGATCGCGCTCAGCGTGTACACCGGCGCGTTCGTCTGCGAGGCGCTGCGCAGCGGGATCAACGCGGTGCCGCCGGGGCAGGCCGAGGCCGCCCGGGCCATCGGGCTGACCTTCACCCAGAACCTGCGGCACGTCGTGCTGCCGCAGGCGTGGAAGGCGGCGATCGTTCCGCTCGGCAGCGTGATCATCGCGATGATCAAGAACTCGGCGCTCGCCGGCTTCTTCGGCGTCGTCGGTGACCTGTCGAACTCGGCGCAGAACCTGACCAGCGCGCTGGGTGAGCCGATCATCCCGGTCTTCGTCGGCATCTCGATCGGCTTCCTGATCATGACCGTGCCGCTGGGGATGCTGCTCGACCGGGTCGAGGCCCGCCGGGCGGTGGCCCGGTGAGCACCGTCGACGGCGGCCGGCCCACGGTCGCGTACCAGGGACCGGGCCACATGAGCGAAGGATGGGCAGCGTGAGCCAGCAGAGCGTGCTGTACGACGCCCCCGGGCCACGCGCCCGGTTGGTCACCCTGATCGTCAGTGTGCTGTCGGCGGTCGCGGCTGCCGTCGCGGCGTACTTCCTGGTCTACCGGCCGCTCGCGGCCCGGGACCAGTTCACCATGGACAAGTGGGGTCCGCTGGTCGACCCCGGCAACGAGGTGTTCAGCCAGGTCTGGTCGCTGCTCGGGCAGGGCATCCGGGCCACGCTGACCGCCGCCGGGCTGGCGATCGTGCTGTCGCTGCTGTTCGGCACCGCGCTGGCGGTGCTGCGGATCCAGCTCAAGGCGCTGATGCGGCGCCGATTCGTCGGTCTCGCCGCCCCGCTGGCGATCGCGGTACGGGCGGCGAGCTGGGTGCTCAACGGGGTGACGCGGTTCTGCGTCGAGGTGTTCCGCGGCCTGCCGGTGGTCATCACGATCTTCTTCGTGGCGCGCGGCCTGCCGGAGCTGGGGCTGGAGATCACCCTGCCGTTCGGCCACGAGATGCTGCCGTACCTGGTGCTGGGCCTGACGATCTACAACGGCGTGGTGATCGGTGAGATCGTGCGCTCCGGGATGGAGGGGCTGCCCTCGGGACAGCGGGAGGCCGCCGCCGCGATCGGGTTGACCTCGTTCCAGACCACCTGGATGATCCTGCTGCCACAGGCGTTCCGGATCATGCTGCCGGCGCTGATCAGCCAGCTGATCGTGGTGCTCAAGGACACCTCGCTGGGCTTCATCATCGGCTACCAGGAGACGCTGCTGATGGGCCGGACGATCATCCAGAACCTGCGCAACCCTATCCAGGTGTACATCGTGATCGGGGTGCTGTTCATCGCGGTCAACTACGCGCTGTCCAAGCTGGCCGAGTTCGTTCAGCGAACCCTGGCCAGGGGGCGGCGTACCGCCGCGACTCCGCCGGCGGCGCCGCCACCGTCGACGACGGCGGCGGCCGGCCAGCAGCCAGGTACCCCCGCCGGTGGCGCGACGGCGGCAGCCACCCCCACCCCCTGAGACCCCCTGAGACCGCCCCCTGCCCCCTGCCCCCTGCCCATGATCGCGGCGATCTTGCACTTATCGACGGACAAACGCGACATTTGCTCTCGATAACTGCAAGATCGTCGAGGGAAGGGCGGGCGGGAGTAGGGGGCCGGGACAGGGCGGGGTTGTCAGCGGGCGATCTCGGTGACCCGTGACTCCCGGACGACCGTGACCCGGATCTGCCCCGGGTAGGTCAGTTCCTCCTCGACCTGCTTGGCCACGTCGCGGGCGAGCACCGCCGCCCCGATGTCGTCGACGTCGTCGGGCTTGACCATCACCCGGATCTCCCGGCCGGCCTGCATGGCGAAGACCTTCTCGACACCGACCTTGCCGGCGGCGATCTCCTCGATCCGCTCCAGCCGCTTGACGTACGCTTCGAGGCTTTCTCGCCGGGCACCCGGGCGCCCACCGGAGCAGGCGTCGGAAGCCTGGGTGAGGACCGCTTCGATGGTCTGCGGCAGCACCTCGTTGTGGTGGGCCTCGATCGCGTGGACGACGTCCTCGGTCTCCCCGTACTTGCGGGCGACGTCGGCGCCGATCAGCGCGTGGCTGCCCTCGACCTCGTGGGTCAGCGCCTTGCCGATGTCGTGCAGGAACGCGCAGCGCTTGATCAGGGGCACGTCCAACCGCAGCTCGGCGGCCATCACTCCGGCGATGTGGGCAGTCTCGACCAGGTGCTTGAGCACGTTCTGGCCGTACGAGGTGCGGTAGCGCAGCCGACCGAGGAGGGTGACCAGCTCCGGGTGGATCTCGGTGATACCCACGTCGACGAGGGCGTCCTCGGCCGCGCGGTGGCACAGCTGCTCGACCTCGCTGCGGGCGGTGTCGAAGACCTCCTCGATCCGGTGCGGGTGGATCCGGCCGTCGAGGACCAGCTTCTCCAGGGTCAGCCGGCCGATCTCCCGGCGCACCGGGTCGAAGCAGGACAGCAGGACGGCTTCCGGTGTGTCGTCGATGATGAGGTTGACCCCGGTGACGGACTCGAACGCCCGGATGTTGCGCCCCTCGCGGCCGATGATGCGGCCCTTCATCTCGTCGCCGGGCAGGTGCAGCACACTGACCACGCTCTCGGCGGTCTGTTCACTGGCCACCCGTTGGATGGCGTCGACCACGATGTGCCGGGCCCGCTGGTCGGCGGTGGCGCGGGCATCGGATTCGATGTCGCGGACCAGGATCGCCGCTTCCCGTTTGGCCTGGCTCTCGATCGCCTCGACGAGCTCGCCACGGGCCGCCTCGGATGTCAGCCCGGCGACCCGTTCCAGTTCGCGCTGCCACCGCTCCTCGGCGGCGGCCAGGTCGGCCTCGCGGGCGACCAGGGCGGCCTTGCGCTGCGCCAACTCGGCGGCGGTGGCGCTGAGCCGCCGGTCCCGCTCGGCGACCCGGTCGGCCTCCTCGGCGTGCAGCCGTTCCCGCTCGTCCATCCGCTGCGTGCGACGGTCCAGCTCCACCGACTGTTCCTTCACGGTACGGGAGAGCATCGCGATCTCCCGTTCGCCGCTACGGCGGGCCGCCGCCCGTACCTGCTCGGCCTCGGACTCGGCCTGCCGGTGTGCCCGTTCCAGGATGGTGTCGGCCTCGGCGCGGGCCGCGTCGAGCACCCGCCGGGCTTCGGCGCGGGCGGCGATCGCCTCGGCCTTGGCGGCGGCGGCGTCCGTCCGGGCCGCCGCAGCGGCGGACTTGGCCTGCTCGACGGCGGAGGAGGCCTCGTCGGCGGCGGTACGCAGTGCGGCCAGCGACTGTTCCTGCCGGTCCCGGGCGGCGACGAAGGCCGGGTCGTCCTCGGCCGGCGGCGCCGGCGGCGCCGTGAGAGTGAGTCGGCGCAGGGTGCGCACACCGATGGCCAGGCCGGCGAAGACGACACCGGCGAGCAGGACGACGATGGCGAACAGCGCCCACTCCAGCCCGGTCATGCCGGACCTCCGGGCACGCTGGCACCCATGTCTTCCGCTGCCCTACGCTGCGCCACGCCCGCCTCCAGTCCGCCGTCGGCTACCCGGAGGTCTGTCGCTCCGGCCCGGCCACGGCTATGGGAACACCCGACCGTGGCGGCTGACCATCGACCAGACGGCACCTCGCGGTGCCTCGTCACGGCAGGCGAGAGCCGCTGTGACGAGCCATGGTCACCGGACCGGCCTGTCCGGTAACGACGTATCTGGCTACTGAGCTGTTGCGAAGTGATGCCGTACCGTTATGCGATCTATGTTGTGCGGTTAGCCTGCGACGGATCGGTTGTTCGTCTGTAACGCGAGGCTAGGTCGCGAGGGGCCGTTCGGTCAAGAACTCATGATCCGGGTGACAGCAGAACGTAGGGCAGCGGCGCGCTCACTCGCAGCTGATCGCACTCAGGATGCGGCGGGATGAGTCGGAAATTTGGCACATCCTGCGGGGGACGATGTCCCGTCACGTGGACCAGGACTGCCCAGCATCCGGGTCTGGAAGGTCACCGATCAGCGCATCCTCCGCCACCGTGTCGGTGAACTCCGCCGCTTCGGCCGACTTTGCGGCGAGCGCGTCGCGCACCACCGGCACCGCCACGCCCGCCGGGTAGCCCTTACGGGCGAGCATCGCGACGAGCCGCCGGAACAACACGTCGGGCGCGCCCCGAGCGGCCCGCAGCTTGCGGGCGACCAGTTCCTCGGCGGTCGCCCGCTCGGTCTGCTCGTCGAGCCCGTCGAGCGCGTCCCGGGCCACCTGCGGATCCACGCCGCGCTGGCGCAGCTCGACAGCGAGATTGCGCCGGGCCAGGCCGCGGCCGTGGTGCCGGCTGCTCACCCAGGCACGGGCGAACGCGGCGTCGTCGATCATCCCGACCTCGTCGTAGCGGTCCAGGACAGCTCCGGCCGTCTCGTCGGAGATGCCCCGACGTCGCAGTGCCGCCGCGAGCTCGGCCCGGGTACGCGGGCGTACGGCGAGCTGGCGCAGGCAGATGTCCCGGGCCCGCTGTGCCTCGTCCGGTGGCTCGCCGCCGGCACCGGCGCTGGCCCCGGCCCGGACGGTGCCTGAGTCGCCCCGGCCGGCACCCGGACGATCCGGGCCGCTGCCCGGGCTGATCGGATCGTCGTCGGAACCGTCGGCCGGCGGCCGGCCGGCGGCACGACGGGGACGGGGTGGAGCCGCGTCCCAGCCCCGCCCCGTCCGTGCGCCTCGGCGCCGCCCCGCCATGTGGGTCAGAAGTCGACCGGCGGCAACTCAGGCCCGCCGGCTTCGTCGGCACCGAGCACCCCGACGCCCAGCTTCTCCAGGATCTTCTTCTCGATCTCGGCGGCCACGTCCGGGTTCTCCCGGAGGAACTCGCGGGCCTTCTCCTTGCCCTGGCCGAGCTGGTCGCCGTCGTAGGTGTACCAGGCGCCGGACTTACGGATGATCGACTGCTCCACCCCGACGTCGATCAGCGAGCCCTCCCGGGAGATGCCCTTGCCGTACATGATGTCGAACTCGGCCTGCTTGAACGGTGCGGAGACCTTGTTCTTCACGACCTTGACCCGGGTCCGGTTGCCGACGATGTCGGTGCCGTCCTTGAGGCTCTCGATCCGGCGCACGTCCAGCCGCACCGAGGCGTAGAACTTCAGCGCCCGGCCACCGGTGGTGGTCTCCGGGGAGCCGAACATCACACCGATCTTCTCCCGGAGCTGGTTGATGAAGATCGCGGTGGTCCCGGTGCTGTTCAACACACCGGTGATCTTGCGCAGCGCCTGGCTCATCAGCCGGGCCTGCAGACCGACGTGGCTGTCGCCCATCTCCCCCTCGATCTCGGCGCGCGGCACCAGCGCCGCGACCGAGTCGATGACGACGATGTCCAACGCGCCGGAGCGGATCAGCATGTCGGCGATCTCCAGCGCCTGCTCACCGGTGTCCGGCTGGGAGACCAGCATCGCGTCGGTGTCCACGCCGAGTGCCTTGGCGTACTCCGGGTCGAGGGCGTGCTCGGCGTCGATGAACGCCGCGATGCCACCGGCCCGCTGGGCGTTGGCCACCGCGTGCAGGGCGACCGTGGTCTTACCGCTGCTCTCCGGCCCGTAGATCTCCACCACCCGGCCACGGGGCAGGCCGCCGACGCCGAGGGCCACGTCGAGGGCGATGGACCCGGTCGGGATCACCGCGGTCTGGATCACCGGCCGCTCGCCCAGCCGCATCACCGAACCCTTGCCGAACTGCTTGTCGATCTGGGCCAGCGCCAGATCGAGCGCCTTTTCCTTGTCTGGCAATGCCGCCATTGCTGCCACCCCTACGTTCGCCGACTTCCCAGGCGTCCTGGCCGAGCTTCTCGTCACACGGGTCACGCTAGGCGCTGGGTCCGACAGAGAACAGCCGACTGGCCGCAGCCTGTGGACGAGCACCTCGCTGTGGACAATAGCCGAACAGGTGTACGACTGGACCAGCGGACACGCCGATGAATTTCACACCGGAATGCAGTCAACCAAACACTTGAAGTCATCTATTACCGAGAGCGCATGAATGAACGACGACGGGTGACCGAAACAGTGGCCCGCTCGTCTCGTCCGGACCGGATCGCCGTGTCGGCCCGCTCACCGTAACCGGGCAGGCACCCGGTCCGGATAGGCGGCGCAGACCGCCCGCCAGACCACCGCGGTCTCCTCACCGGCCGCGAGCGCCTGCGCGATGGTACGCCCACCCAACTGGGCCAGCACCTGGTCCGCAGCGATGCTGCGGGCGTACGCCGGCCCGAAGACCTCGTCCAGCCGTCCCCAGAAGTCCGTCAGCCGCATCCCGCGCCCCTCCCCCATCGTCGTACCGCGACCCGCACGTCGTACCGCTGCGCCCGGTCAGCCCGGCCGCCCGGCGGGCCGTGCCGCCGGGGCCGGGCGCAGCGCCAGAGCCAGCAGCGGCACGGTGGCCACCGCGGCCAGAATCGTCAGTACACCGAAACTGCCCAGTCCCACGATGACGCCGCTGACCGCGCCGGCCGCCGCGCCGGCCAGCCCCATCGCCAGATCGGACAGGCCCTGCACCGACGGCCGTACGTCGGCCGGTACCGACTCCGACAGCAACGTCGAACCGGCCACCATCGTGCCCGACCAGCCCAGGCCGAGCAGCACCAGCCCGATCACCAGCCGCAGGGTGT harbors:
- a CDS encoding cellulose binding domain-containing protein, which encodes MHVVRRPTALITSAIAAVALTGAATVVSATTAHAATGCRVDYSVASQWQGGFTGNVVLTNLGDSMSSWSLQWTFNSGQQITQAWNAEISQSGSSVTARNVSYNGNLASNASVSFGFNGSWNSSNPVPSNFSLNGVACNGGTSPTTPPPNPTTPPPNPTTPPPGQTPTGLVGWATQNGGTTGGGNASPTTVTSSSALSSAISGSGSAVIRVSGTISCSGMLNVGSNKTIVGIGSSATISGCGFNISNQRNVIIRNINFRNWNDDAINVQTESTNVWVDHNSFTNGYDGAVDIKRGSDYITVSWNRVFNHGKSMLLGHSDNNASQDRGHLRVTYHHNWFDGSGSRHPRVRFGNPVHVFNNYYYDNDYGVASTMGAGVLVEGNYFENVDDPTHVGYASSGPGTLVARNNHFVNSGTPETSGSVASIPYSYSLTSASQVKSVVTNGAGTGKIGL
- a CDS encoding amino acid ABC transporter permease, which translates into the protein MSQQSVLYDAPGPRARLVTLIVSVLSAVAAAVAAYFLVYRPLAARDQFTMDKWGPLVDPGNEVFSQVWSLLGQGIRATLTAAGLAIVLSLLFGTALAVLRIQLKALMRRRFVGLAAPLAIAVRAASWVLNGVTRFCVEVFRGLPVVITIFFVARGLPELGLEITLPFGHEMLPYLVLGLTIYNGVVIGEIVRSGMEGLPSGQREAAAAIGLTSFQTTWMILLPQAFRIMLPALISQLIVVLKDTSLGFIIGYQETLLMGRTIIQNLRNPIQVYIVIGVLFIAVNYALSKLAEFVQRTLARGRRTAATPPAAPPPSTTAAAGQQPGTPAGGATAAATPTP
- a CDS encoding amino acid ABC transporter ATP-binding protein, with product MTGRSSTVTTSEPLIVLSGVNKWFGPLHVLDDVDLSVHRGEVVVVIGPSGSGKSTLCRAINRLEPINSGTILFDGRPLPAEGRALARLRSEVGMVFQSFNLFAHKTILENVTLGPVKVRREKPAAVRERALQLLDRVGIANQADKYPAQLSGGQQQRAAIARALAMQPKAMLFDEPTSALDPEMVGEVLDVMTSLAAEGMTMVVVTHEMGFARHAANRVIFMADGQLVEDAPPTEFFANPRSDRAKDFLSKILTH
- a CDS encoding amino acid ABC transporter permease, producing the protein MRVLVDHFDVFVGGFWLTLQLCVLSATGALLIGTFIAILRISPVPPLRWLGGAYVTVFRNVPLTIVMFFSAFGLPALGSNADFLRIPGLSTIFSRLGIDLPYFRFAVIALSVYTGAFVCEALRSGINAVPPGQAEAARAIGLTFTQNLRHVVLPQAWKAAIVPLGSVIIAMIKNSALAGFFGVVGDLSNSAQNLTSALGEPIIPVFVGISIGFLIMTVPLGMLLDRVEARRAVAR
- the miaB gene encoding tRNA (N6-isopentenyl adenosine(37)-C2)-methylthiotransferase MiaB, yielding MTTSAAHARHPRTYQVRTYGCQMNVHDSERISGLLESAGYVRAGESDDPDVVVFNTCAVRENADNRLYGNLGHLRPVKDAHPQMQIAVGGCLAQKDRSEIVRRAPWVDVVFGTHNIGALPALLDRARHNATAEVEILESLEVFPSTLPARRESTYAGWVSISVGCNNTCTFCIVPSLRGREKDRRPGDVLAEVRALVAEGVLEVTLLGQNVNSYGVEFGDRFAFGKLLRACGEVDGLERVRFTSPHPKDFTDDVIAAMAETANVCHSLHMPLQSGSDAVLRAMRRSYRADRYLGIIDKVRAAMPDAAITTDIIVGFPGETEEDFERTLEVVRAARFASAFTFQYSKRPGTPAAALPDQLPKAVVQQRYERLIACLEEITWAENRRLVGQRVEVLVAVGEGRKDERTGRHSGRARDGRLVHFDAGSLAGLIRPGDIVETVVSYAAPHHLNADGEPVAHRRTRAGDAYEAGRAPRTAGGVLLGLPTIGAPPPAPVTASACDR
- a CDS encoding glutamate ABC transporter substrate-binding protein — encoded protein: MRMSRVAAVAAAAALALSVAACGDNSDGTGSENPDVATPTFEAGTTMARLSEAGKITVGTKFDQPGFGLLGLDGKPAGFDVEIAKLIAAELGIEADDIEYVEAPSAVREEVIEQGRVDIVVATYTINDARKERIDFAGPYYVAGQHIMVGADDDSITGPESFEAGDKKVCSVQGSTPAENIQEYLANAGEQLVLFDVYDKCVEALRGGQVDAVTTDNVILLGFIAENEGEFKLAGEQFTEEPYGIGVAKGDDAFRDFINDTLEKIYEDGSYAQAWESTAGAFDDNTPTGPAVDRY
- a CDS encoding regulatory protein RecX, translated to MAGRRRGARTGRGWDAAPPRPRRAAGRPPADGSDDDPISPGSGPDRPGAGRGDSGTVRAGASAGAGGEPPDEAQRARDICLRQLAVRPRTRAELAAALRRRGISDETAGAVLDRYDEVGMIDDAAFARAWVSSRHHGRGLARRNLAVELRQRGVDPQVARDALDGLDEQTERATAEELVARKLRAARGAPDVLFRRLVAMLARKGYPAGVAVPVVRDALAAKSAEAAEFTDTVAEDALIGDLPDPDAGQSWST
- the recA gene encoding recombinase RecA — encoded protein: MAALPDKEKALDLALAQIDKQFGKGSVMRLGERPVIQTAVIPTGSIALDVALGVGGLPRGRVVEIYGPESSGKTTVALHAVANAQRAGGIAAFIDAEHALDPEYAKALGVDTDAMLVSQPDTGEQALEIADMLIRSGALDIVVIDSVAALVPRAEIEGEMGDSHVGLQARLMSQALRKITGVLNSTGTTAIFINQLREKIGVMFGSPETTTGGRALKFYASVRLDVRRIESLKDGTDIVGNRTRVKVVKNKVSAPFKQAEFDIMYGKGISREGSLIDVGVEQSIIRKSGAWYTYDGDQLGQGKEKAREFLRENPDVAAEIEKKILEKLGVGVLGADEAGGPELPPVDF
- the rny gene encoding ribonuclease Y, producing the protein MTGLEWALFAIVVLLAGVVFAGLAIGVRTLRRLTLTAPPAPPAEDDPAFVAARDRQEQSLAALRTAADEASSAVEQAKSAAAAARTDAAAAKAEAIAARAEARRVLDAARAEADTILERAHRQAESEAEQVRAAARRSGEREIAMLSRTVKEQSVELDRRTQRMDERERLHAEEADRVAERDRRLSATAAELAQRKAALVAREADLAAAEERWQRELERVAGLTSEAARGELVEAIESQAKREAAILVRDIESDARATADQRARHIVVDAIQRVASEQTAESVVSVLHLPGDEMKGRIIGREGRNIRAFESVTGVNLIIDDTPEAVLLSCFDPVRREIGRLTLEKLVLDGRIHPHRIEEVFDTARSEVEQLCHRAAEDALVDVGITEIHPELVTLLGRLRYRTSYGQNVLKHLVETAHIAGVMAAELRLDVPLIKRCAFLHDIGKALTHEVEGSHALIGADVARKYGETEDVVHAIEAHHNEVLPQTIEAVLTQASDACSGGRPGARRESLEAYVKRLERIEEIAAGKVGVEKVFAMQAGREIRVMVKPDDVDDIGAAVLARDVAKQVEEELTYPGQIRVTVVRESRVTEIAR